In Paenibacillus sp. 1781tsa1, one DNA window encodes the following:
- a CDS encoding sensor histidine kinase gives MFFSLKNRLIAFIVVLFVLAFGTLSYLLFKESRTVIRSYIESSALEKMEEYGSYVDMVQMQIYDVASLVFNSDMGKNWDNAISDPNLPEGEKMLANLAMSRFLTQATNSYTSISDVSIYRRNGLRIGSENQVAYDPAFVQESWYTNFYTLGERWLPANTDQHERVRDHGNPVVSLLMPIGTFHHATAQNVMKVNVSESYFLEPLRRIHLAENSTIFLLGEQGNPILSQQIDTLGAVATAEIDRFRNSPLKSGVAYLTNHEGQRDILVFKKLGRTGWMLAGLAPEKEMYLSLHKLQSTIVVVTIVLILVSLLAAAWLSHGVTKPLTRLVLAMRQVQRGAFDQADSLLPPDKNVKSEISYVIFTFRYMISQLRQHIQNEFELKLLRQQAEYKALLIQINPHFMFNTLELVSSLAIQRRTDDTVQVIEDLGKMMRFSINTNDDLVPLTEELDYVQRYISILQTRFGHKLDISITKEGSLNSLVIIKFILQPLIENAVKYSFQHQTTAQVQIRINRLYDRLHIHVSDNGPGIPTEIIHKMNHPDASPSLESILLNEGWHIGLGNVIARCRLHYGALFTVHMKNDESSGACIELTLPVQEEYDVQRINRR, from the coding sequence CTTTTGGTACACTCTCCTACCTGCTCTTCAAGGAATCACGCACGGTCATTCGCTCTTACATCGAATCCTCTGCTCTTGAAAAAATGGAGGAATACGGGTCATACGTAGACATGGTGCAGATGCAGATCTATGATGTCGCCTCACTTGTTTTCAACAGTGATATGGGCAAGAACTGGGATAACGCGATCAGTGATCCTAACCTTCCGGAAGGAGAAAAGATGCTGGCCAACCTCGCGATGAGCCGTTTTCTCACTCAGGCAACCAACAGTTACACCAGTATCTCGGATGTATCCATCTATCGACGGAATGGACTGCGAATTGGCAGCGAGAATCAGGTAGCGTATGACCCTGCCTTTGTACAAGAATCCTGGTACACGAATTTCTACACATTGGGGGAACGCTGGTTACCTGCAAACACCGATCAACATGAACGTGTCAGAGATCATGGCAATCCGGTGGTCAGTCTACTGATGCCTATTGGTACCTTTCATCATGCTACAGCGCAGAATGTCATGAAGGTGAATGTGAGTGAATCCTATTTTCTGGAACCGCTCCGGCGCATCCACCTGGCGGAGAATAGCACTATTTTTCTACTGGGTGAGCAAGGGAATCCCATTCTGTCACAGCAGATAGACACGTTAGGTGCTGTAGCTACCGCAGAGATCGATCGGTTTCGAAACAGCCCGCTCAAGTCCGGTGTGGCATACCTCACCAACCATGAAGGACAGCGCGACATCCTTGTATTCAAGAAACTGGGCCGTACCGGCTGGATGTTGGCGGGGCTGGCACCGGAAAAGGAAATGTATCTCTCTCTCCATAAGCTCCAAAGCACGATTGTGGTGGTAACCATTGTCCTGATTCTGGTCTCCCTCTTGGCGGCTGCATGGTTATCCCACGGTGTAACCAAACCTTTGACCAGACTGGTGCTGGCCATGAGACAGGTTCAACGAGGTGCTTTTGACCAAGCGGATTCACTTCTGCCTCCAGATAAAAATGTAAAGAGTGAGATCAGTTATGTCATCTTTACCTTCCGTTATATGATCAGTCAGCTGCGGCAGCATATCCAGAATGAATTCGAGCTGAAGCTGCTTCGCCAGCAAGCAGAGTATAAAGCACTTCTCATACAGATTAATCCACATTTTATGTTTAATACCTTAGAGCTGGTAAGCAGTCTTGCCATTCAGCGTAGAACGGATGATACGGTTCAGGTCATTGAGGATTTGGGTAAAATGATGCGCTTTTCCATTAACACCAATGACGATCTTGTTCCCCTAACCGAAGAGCTGGATTATGTTCAGCGTTATATCTCCATTTTGCAGACCCGTTTCGGTCATAAGCTCGACATTTCGATAACAAAGGAAGGCTCACTGAACTCCTTGGTCATCATCAAGTTTATTCTTCAGCCACTTATTGAAAACGCAGTGAAATACAGCTTCCAGCATCAGACAACAGCTCAGGTCCAGATACGGATCAACCGGCTGTATGATCGTCTGCATATCCACGTTTCAGACAACGGACCGGGTATTCCAACAGAGATAATCCATAAAATGAATCACCCTGATGCTTCCCCCTCATTGGAATCCATATTGCTTAATGAAGGTTGGCATATTGGACTTGGCAATGTGATTGCTCGTTGCCGCCTGCATTATGGTGCCTTGTTCACGGTTCATATGAAGAACGATGAGAGCAGTGGCGCATGTATTGAACTGACTCTACCCGTACAGGAGGAATATGATGTACAACGTATTAATCGCAGATGA